In Halobaculum rubrum, the following are encoded in one genomic region:
- a CDS encoding HAD-IIB family hydrolase, which yields MTTDPSAGLDIPSEADLPPLALDIDGTLTTPEHTIDPRVFRVLPAWPAPVVLATGKSFPYPIALCHFVGIPERVIAENGGVVCVDEQVRIEGDVERVAAAADAFRERGGELGWGDADTANRWRQTEVAARVTADEALLREVADEFDLTFLDTGYAYHLTDPSVSKGNGLREAASVLGREPSSFVAVGDSMNDASTFAIAGESYALANADGVATDAADVVVDTGYMDGTMTVLADVIDRAER from the coding sequence ATGACGACCGATCCGTCCGCCGGCCTCGATATCCCCTCGGAGGCCGACCTCCCGCCCCTGGCGCTCGACATCGACGGGACGTTGACGACGCCCGAGCACACGATCGACCCGCGCGTGTTCCGGGTGCTCCCGGCGTGGCCCGCGCCGGTGGTGCTCGCGACGGGCAAGTCGTTCCCGTACCCGATCGCGCTGTGTCATTTCGTCGGGATCCCCGAGCGGGTGATCGCGGAGAACGGCGGCGTCGTCTGCGTCGACGAACAGGTGCGCATCGAGGGCGACGTAGAGCGCGTCGCCGCGGCGGCCGACGCCTTCCGCGAACGCGGCGGTGAGTTGGGCTGGGGGGACGCGGACACGGCGAACCGCTGGCGGCAGACGGAGGTCGCCGCCCGCGTCACCGCCGACGAGGCGCTCCTCCGCGAGGTGGCCGACGAGTTCGATCTCACCTTCCTCGACACGGGGTACGCGTATCACCTCACCGACCCGAGCGTGAGCAAGGGGAACGGGCTCCGGGAGGCGGCGTCGGTCCTCGGCCGGGAGCCGTCGTCGTTCGTCGCCGTCGGCGACTCGATGAACGACGCCTCGACGTTCGCGATCGCCGGCGAGAGCTACGCGCTCGCGAACGCCGACGGGGTCGCGACGGACGCGGCGGACGTCGTGGTCGATACGGGATACATGGACGGGACGATGACGGTGCTCGCGGACGTGATCGACCGAGCGGAGCGCTGA
- a CDS encoding DUF5803 family protein: MARRRRLLALAALVGMLALSGCLGFFGGGSVSDERLDQSPAGGEYDWNASVDSELDAHITIHDDATFSAVYAVNGSELELFRRDGLGGTNPLDVRAVRYRYPNGTVINGSELADRGAVDRTRDVVRIDLPGDGDVEGDRVAFTAGSTPKRFALPTYVKGSYEVVLPPNRRASLPVFGDVNPGGATTSVDDENRLHVRWDDVQSESVIVQFYLPQDIRIFGAVFALLAVVGGGGLLYYRRQIDALREQREKLGLDVDTDDDDLGDDGPPPGMR; the protein is encoded by the coding sequence ATGGCTCGACGGAGACGACTCCTCGCGCTCGCGGCGCTCGTGGGAATGCTCGCGCTCTCGGGGTGTCTCGGCTTCTTCGGCGGCGGCTCCGTCTCCGACGAACGGCTCGACCAGTCGCCGGCGGGCGGCGAGTACGACTGGAACGCGAGCGTCGACTCGGAGCTGGACGCACACATCACGATCCACGACGACGCGACGTTCTCGGCGGTGTACGCGGTCAACGGGAGCGAGCTCGAACTGTTCAGACGCGACGGCCTCGGCGGCACGAACCCGCTGGACGTGCGGGCGGTGCGCTACCGCTACCCCAACGGAACCGTGATCAACGGCTCGGAGCTGGCCGATCGCGGCGCGGTCGATCGGACGCGCGACGTGGTCCGGATCGACCTCCCCGGCGACGGCGACGTCGAGGGCGACCGAGTCGCGTTCACCGCGGGGTCGACGCCCAAGCGGTTCGCGCTCCCGACGTACGTGAAGGGGTCCTACGAGGTCGTGCTCCCGCCGAACCGCCGCGCGTCGCTGCCGGTGTTCGGCGACGTGAACCCCGGCGGAGCGACCACGTCCGTCGACGACGAGAACAGGCTGCACGTCCGCTGGGACGACGTGCAATCCGAGTCTGTGATCGTCCAGTTCTATCTCCCGCAGGACATCCGGATCTTCGGGGCGGTGTTCGCCCTCCTCGCGGTCGTCGGCGGGGGCGGACTGCTGTACTACCGCCGGCAGATCGACGCGCTGCGTGAGCAGCGCGAGAAACTCGGGCTCGACGTCGACACCGACGACGACGACCTCGGGGACGACGGCCCGCCGCCGGGAATGCGCTGA